The following are encoded together in the Deltaproteobacteria bacterium genome:
- a CDS encoding universal stress protein, which yields MMMARILVPVDFSSCSWAALDQAFEVATRTSATLVLLHVWKPPQHVLPEMVIFFPGNQEQSLSDYAMAEAGKEMERFLAALSPERRQLVRTKIVLGQPVTSILEEAQSGAYDMVVMGTHGRRGLSHFFLGSVAEQVVRRAACPVLTVRGPKGPPKAAQAVAQQ from the coding sequence ATGATGATGGCCAGAATCCTCGTCCCGGTGGACTTCTCGTCCTGTTCGTGGGCCGCGCTCGACCAGGCCTTCGAGGTGGCGACGCGCACCTCGGCGACCCTGGTGCTGCTGCACGTCTGGAAGCCGCCGCAGCACGTCTTGCCCGAGATGGTGATCTTCTTCCCCGGAAACCAGGAGCAGAGCCTGTCGGACTACGCGATGGCCGAGGCGGGGAAGGAGATGGAGCGCTTCCTCGCGGCCCTCTCCCCCGAGCGGCGGCAGCTCGTCCGCACCAAGATCGTGCTCGGTCAGCCCGTCACGTCGATCCTGGAAGAGGCGCAGTCGGGGGCCTACGACATGGTGGTGATGGGCACGCACGGGCGCCGAGGGCTCTCGCACTTCTTCCTCGGGAGCGTGGCGGAGCAGGTGGTGCGGCGGGCGGCCTGCCCGGTGCTCACCGTGCGCGGCCCGAAGGGGCCCCCCAAGGCCGCCCAGGCAGTGGCCCAGCAATGA
- a CDS encoding sugar phosphate isomerase/epimerase: protein MSDWPIGLSTGCFYQTSIFDCLETIRQGGFGKIEVCSFPAHLDYHDREAVERAAQRIQELGLEAYSFHAPFAERIDITALDAGHRDFSQREMLQAAESAARLGVRYFVIHPGPERGGMPPAERFERFERAVMVLDTVARRCRELGMALVLENMLPHLFSGHVRDLLWIMGALSSTDVGCCLDTGHAALSGDLKTAVPKLSGHLWMLHVSDNRGQRDDHLPPGEGQISWDELLGQLDRGGFHGAMILEIAGDHDRDRAMEAARRGRAFLKERARQLKIAALGG from the coding sequence ATGAGCGATTGGCCCATTGGCCTGTCAACCGGCTGTTTCTACCAGACGAGCATCTTTGACTGCCTGGAGACGATCCGGCAGGGCGGTTTCGGCAAGATCGAGGTCTGCTCCTTTCCGGCGCACCTCGACTACCACGACCGCGAGGCGGTCGAGCGCGCGGCGCAGCGCATCCAGGAGCTCGGTCTCGAGGCCTATTCCTTTCACGCCCCCTTCGCCGAGCGGATCGACATCACGGCGCTGGACGCGGGGCACCGCGACTTCTCGCAGCGCGAGATGCTCCAGGCCGCGGAGTCGGCGGCGCGTCTCGGGGTGCGCTACTTCGTCATTCACCCGGGACCCGAGCGCGGCGGGATGCCCCCGGCCGAGCGCTTCGAACGCTTCGAGCGGGCCGTGATGGTGCTCGATACCGTGGCGCGGCGCTGCCGGGAGCTCGGGATGGCGCTGGTCCTCGAGAACATGCTCCCGCACCTCTTCTCGGGGCACGTGCGCGACCTCCTCTGGATCATGGGCGCGCTCTCGAGCACCGACGTGGGCTGCTGCCTGGACACGGGGCACGCGGCGCTCTCGGGGGACCTGAAGACGGCCGTTCCCAAGCTCTCCGGACACCTGTGGATGCTGCACGTGAGCGACAATCGCGGGCAGCGTGACGATCATCTGCCGCCCGGAGAGGGACAGATCTCCTGGGACGAGCTCCTCGGGCAGCTCGACCGTGGGGGCTTTCACGGGGCGATGATTCTCGAGATCGCCGGGGACCACGATCGCGACCGGGCCATGGAGGCCGCGCGACGGGGCCGGGCCTTTCTGAAGGAGCGCGCGCGCCAGCTCAAGATCGCGGCGCTCGGGGGTTAG
- a CDS encoding trypsin-like peptidase domain-containing protein, which yields MGWFRRASRSSVLALLVAAGCATQPGPAGPPSTESRPRDGAYRWLPAARQLDAALAEVTARVLPSVVGVAAVRTFQRPPGTGNDEGPLGAAPGSSLHREAAAPGPPARERSVGSGVIVSREGLVLTSHHVVELATRVEVTLLDGRTFAATVVGTDPETDLALLRLRAPPPGLRPLPLGNSDRAALGGLVLTVGNAYGEGHAVGLGVIAARRHISLGAIADEEFLVTDAAITPGSSGGALVNLDGALLGLNAAFLSPGGGYQGIGFAVPSSTVAPILAGLLRRGRFVRGWLGAELRDLGGDRAALYGLPGGTGVEVASVATGGPAERAGLRAGDVLRSLGTQSTGTGRELRRALGRHEAGTTVAVELVRGGQTRSVRVRLAEAPPRTRPGLHLGEQDGPLGGFTIGELDTASRRQHQIPLAIRSGVVVLAVSSTGRGASSGLVPGDVLLALNGAPLASTARFGEVYRRSAGRFLLVLYYRNGSVVYTMLRP from the coding sequence ATGGGCTGGTTTCGCCGCGCCTCTCGCTCCAGCGTACTCGCGCTGCTCGTTGCGGCAGGGTGTGCCACGCAACCCGGCCCCGCGGGACCTCCCAGCACGGAGAGTCGCCCGCGTGACGGGGCGTACCGCTGGCTTCCGGCCGCGCGTCAGCTCGACGCGGCGCTGGCAGAGGTGACGGCGCGCGTGCTCCCGAGCGTGGTAGGCGTGGCCGCCGTGCGCACGTTCCAGCGCCCCCCCGGCACGGGAAACGACGAGGGGCCGCTCGGCGCTGCCCCCGGGTCCTCCTTGCACCGCGAGGCGGCGGCACCCGGTCCCCCGGCGCGAGAACGGTCCGTGGGCTCGGGGGTCATCGTCTCGCGCGAGGGCCTCGTGCTCACGAGCCATCACGTCGTGGAGCTCGCCACGCGGGTCGAGGTCACGCTGCTCGACGGGCGAACCTTCGCGGCGACGGTGGTCGGCACCGACCCGGAGACGGACCTCGCGCTCCTTCGGCTGCGAGCGCCGCCCCCCGGACTTCGCCCGTTGCCCCTCGGAAACTCCGACCGCGCCGCGCTCGGAGGCCTCGTGCTCACCGTGGGCAACGCCTACGGCGAGGGGCACGCGGTAGGGCTCGGAGTCATCGCCGCGCGGCGGCACATCAGCCTCGGGGCGATCGCGGACGAGGAGTTCCTGGTCACGGACGCCGCGATCACGCCGGGCAGCTCGGGGGGCGCGCTCGTGAACCTGGATGGAGCGCTCCTGGGACTCAACGCCGCCTTCCTCTCCCCGGGCGGCGGCTACCAAGGGATCGGCTTCGCCGTCCCGTCGAGCACGGTGGCTCCGATCCTGGCGGGGCTGCTCCGCCGCGGTCGCTTCGTGCGAGGCTGGCTCGGCGCGGAGCTTCGCGACCTCGGCGGCGATCGCGCCGCGCTCTACGGGCTACCGGGCGGCACGGGGGTCGAGGTCGCGTCGGTGGCGACGGGTGGCCCTGCCGAGCGCGCGGGGCTGCGCGCCGGGGACGTCCTCCGCTCGCTCGGGACCCAGAGCACGGGCACGGGCCGCGAGCTCCGGCGCGCCCTCGGTCGCCACGAAGCCGGCACGACGGTGGCGGTAGAGCTCGTGCGCGGCGGGCAGACCCGCTCGGTGCGCGTGCGTCTCGCCGAGGCTCCCCCGCGGACCCGCCCCGGCCTGCACCTCGGCGAGCAAGACGGGCCCCTCGGCGGCTTCACCATCGGCGAGCTGGACACCGCATCGCGACGCCAGCACCAGATCCCGCTCGCGATTCGCTCGGGCGTGGTGGTCCTCGCGGTCAGCTCCACGGGACGCGGCGCCTCGTCCGGCCTCGTGCCTGGCGACGTGCTGCTCGCGCTGAACGGCGCGCCGCTCGCCTCCACGGCCCGTTTCGGCGAGGTCTATCGACGGAGCGCCGGCCGCTTCCTGCTGGTGCTCTACTACCGCAACGGGAGCGTGGTCTACACCATGCTCCGTCCGTAG
- a CDS encoding universal stress protein has translation MVSVQKILVPVDFSECSWAAMRYAAFLAAKLGATLDLAHVWEPPRHVAPEVMIRRPGEPDQRLVDFARSEAGTQMQHFLADLEREGVAGAQGWLESGDVLESILGLVKREGYDLIVMGTHGRRGLAHLVIGSVAENVVRRASCPVITIHGAPGRSRATPPVL, from the coding sequence ATGGTGAGTGTGCAAAAGATACTCGTCCCGGTGGACTTCTCGGAGTGCTCGTGGGCCGCCATGCGCTACGCGGCGTTCCTGGCGGCGAAGCTGGGCGCCACGCTCGATCTGGCCCACGTGTGGGAGCCTCCGCGGCACGTCGCGCCCGAGGTGATGATCCGCCGCCCCGGAGAGCCGGATCAGCGCTTGGTCGACTTCGCGCGCAGTGAAGCGGGCACGCAGATGCAGCACTTCCTGGCCGACCTCGAGCGCGAGGGGGTCGCGGGGGCGCAGGGCTGGCTCGAGTCGGGCGACGTGCTGGAGAGCATTCTCGGCCTCGTGAAGCGCGAGGGCTACGACCTGATCGTGATGGGCACGCACGGGCGACGTGGCCTGGCGCACCTGGTGATCGGCAGCGTGGCCGAGAACGTGGTTCGCCGGGCGAGCTGCCCCGTGATCACGATCCACGGCGCTCCGGGACGTAGCCGCGCCACACCGCCGGTCCTTTAG
- a CDS encoding CBS domain-containing protein, whose protein sequence is MRLQDIMTASVLNVAPDGAAEEAWTTMQVHKVHHLVVVEEGRVVGVISDRDLGGPRGMHRRVGTTVGELMTESVVTASPTTTVREAANLMRGHVIGCLPIVDGQRLVGIVTVADLLELIGRGVEKPVARSKRYTLRHEKTATERR, encoded by the coding sequence ATGCGGCTTCAAGACATCATGACGGCGAGTGTCCTGAACGTAGCGCCGGACGGTGCGGCCGAGGAGGCCTGGACCACGATGCAGGTGCACAAGGTGCATCACCTGGTGGTGGTGGAGGAGGGCAGGGTGGTCGGCGTAATCTCCGACCGGGACCTCGGGGGCCCGCGCGGGATGCACCGGCGCGTGGGCACGACCGTCGGCGAGCTGATGACCGAGTCGGTGGTCACCGCGTCGCCCACTACCACCGTGCGGGAGGCCGCGAATCTCATGCGGGGCCACGTCATCGGCTGCTTGCCGATCGTGGACGGGCAGAGGCTGGTTGGGATCGTCACCGTGGCCGACCTGCTCGAGCTCATCGGTCGCGGAGTCGAGAAGCCCGTAGCGCGCAGCAAGCGTTACACGTTGCGACACGAGAAGACCGCCACGGAGCGTCGCTAG
- the ftsH gene encoding ATP-dependent zinc metalloprotease FtsH has protein sequence MANRRKSLRLGPEKPRESPDGAPQRRLPLGTSSFLIWLVAGLVGVMVLQRCLDRGDVQRVAYSELKQGVREKRFERVTLSPDWVRAFPRAAAKGAKEKAVRPWQAGRVPDDAALLKLLDEAGVPYEWSASSGFGQLFWVWIAPLLLGVGIVWFLFRGAAGAMRQGSGGLMAFEKSKARVHFESDTGITFSDVAGIDEAVEELREIVEFLAHPDKFRRLGGKIPKGVLLLGPPGTGKTLLARAVAGEAKVPFFNLSGSEFVEMFVGVGAARVRDLFEQAQGSAPCIIFIDELDALGKSRGWGGYTGAHEEREQTLNQLLAEMDGFDPRVGLIVLAATNRPEVLDPALMRPGRFDRQVLVDRPDKKGRAEILKLHVMEVKLGANVDLDKVAARTPGFAGADLANVVNEAALLAARRNADAVELQDFEAAIERVVAGLQKKNRCMNPDEKRIVAHHEAGHALVALSLPNAEPVHKVSIIPHGYAALGYTLQLPLEDRYLMREEELKDKLATLLGGRAAEELVFGAVSTGASNDLKRATDLARVMVLEYGMSPALGPLGLGGDGRPRFLGGELPAWPREQLYSERTAELVDAEIKRLVETELERAKSVLVTRREVLAAIAARLLEVEVIEKEELDRLAGAKETAVAGVSSGDELTLRKVG, from the coding sequence ATGGCGAACCGTCGAAAGAGCCTGCGCCTGGGACCTGAGAAGCCCCGGGAGTCTCCCGACGGGGCGCCGCAACGCCGTCTTCCCCTCGGGACGAGCTCGTTTCTGATCTGGCTCGTGGCGGGGCTCGTCGGCGTGATGGTCTTGCAGCGGTGTCTCGACCGCGGCGACGTGCAGCGCGTGGCCTACAGCGAGCTGAAGCAGGGAGTGCGCGAGAAGCGCTTCGAGCGCGTGACCCTCTCGCCGGACTGGGTGCGTGCCTTTCCCCGCGCGGCCGCCAAGGGAGCCAAGGAGAAGGCCGTGCGTCCGTGGCAAGCGGGGCGCGTCCCCGACGACGCGGCGCTGCTGAAGCTCCTCGACGAGGCGGGGGTGCCCTACGAGTGGTCGGCCTCCTCGGGGTTCGGTCAGCTCTTCTGGGTCTGGATCGCGCCGCTGCTCCTCGGGGTGGGGATCGTCTGGTTTCTCTTTCGCGGAGCCGCGGGGGCCATGCGGCAGGGCTCGGGGGGACTCATGGCCTTCGAGAAGAGCAAGGCCCGCGTTCACTTCGAGTCCGACACGGGGATCACCTTCTCCGACGTGGCGGGGATCGACGAGGCGGTCGAGGAGTTGCGTGAGATCGTCGAGTTCCTGGCGCACCCGGACAAGTTCCGTCGCCTCGGCGGAAAGATCCCGAAGGGGGTGCTGCTCCTCGGACCCCCGGGGACGGGCAAGACCCTGCTCGCGCGGGCCGTCGCGGGCGAAGCCAAGGTCCCCTTCTTCAACCTGTCGGGGTCCGAGTTCGTGGAGATGTTCGTCGGCGTGGGCGCGGCGCGCGTGCGCGACCTCTTCGAGCAGGCGCAGGGCTCGGCGCCGTGCATCATCTTCATCGACGAGCTGGACGCGCTCGGCAAGTCGCGCGGGTGGGGCGGTTACACCGGGGCGCACGAGGAGCGCGAGCAGACGCTGAACCAGCTCCTCGCCGAGATGGACGGCTTCGACCCGCGCGTGGGGCTCATCGTGCTCGCGGCCACTAATCGCCCGGAGGTGCTCGACCCGGCGCTCATGCGGCCGGGGCGCTTCGATCGGCAGGTGCTGGTGGACCGTCCGGACAAGAAGGGGCGCGCGGAGATCCTGAAGCTGCACGTGATGGAGGTGAAGCTGGGCGCGAATGTGGACCTCGACAAGGTGGCGGCGCGCACCCCCGGGTTCGCGGGCGCGGACCTGGCGAACGTGGTGAACGAAGCGGCGCTTCTCGCCGCGCGGCGCAACGCCGACGCGGTGGAGCTGCAAGATTTCGAGGCGGCCATCGAGCGCGTCGTGGCTGGGCTCCAGAAGAAGAACCGCTGTATGAACCCCGACGAGAAGCGCATCGTCGCCCACCACGAGGCGGGGCACGCGCTCGTGGCGCTGTCGCTGCCGAACGCCGAGCCGGTGCACAAGGTGTCGATCATCCCGCACGGGTACGCGGCGCTCGGCTACACGCTGCAGCTCCCGCTAGAGGACCGCTACCTGATGCGCGAGGAGGAGCTGAAGGACAAGCTGGCCACGCTGCTCGGGGGGAGGGCGGCCGAGGAGCTGGTCTTCGGCGCGGTGAGCACGGGGGCGTCGAACGACCTCAAGCGGGCGACGGACCTGGCGCGGGTCATGGTGCTCGAGTACGGCATGAGCCCGGCGCTGGGCCCGCTCGGCCTCGGCGGCGACGGTCGCCCACGCTTCCTCGGGGGGGAACTGCCCGCCTGGCCGCGGGAGCAGCTCTACAGCGAGCGCACCGCCGAGCTGGTGGACGCGGAGATCAAGCGCTTGGTCGAGACGGAGCTCGAGCGGGCCAAGAGCGTGCTCGTGACCCGACGCGAGGTGCTGGCGGCGATTGCGGCCCGCCTGCTCGAGGTGGAGGTGATCGAGAAGGAGGAGCTCGACCGCTTGGCGGGCGCCAAGGAGACAGCCGTCGCGGGGGTGTCGTCGGGGGACGAGCTCACGCTGCGCAAGGTGGGGTGA
- a CDS encoding cbb3-type cytochrome c oxidase subunit I, whose product MRTRPGADRFPIFPVAPASYLAMPGGVRAWLLTHDHKRLGLLYLGTTLGFLSLGTLAAVVAALAGPVASLPLVGPELRHKLLDLHGLGMVFLFVVPAIPGALGNLVLPLMLGLRRVAWPRLALVGFWLYVAGGATLLAAVALGGSGPSWVFYRPFAAEPERRALVYSAAVALLGLSSALNGANLAATIHGRPGPHRALSGVSYLGFALYVTAAAQLLVTVALPVVALVGGLEAWRLGLVEHLELGGAAMAHQLFWFYSHPAIYLANLPALGVVGELLLVHGGRAPLSRRAVMVCVGLLAALGVGGFAYEVLVFLGATGPRASSLSPLLLAAAALPALVLLLGWAPALLPLRRAPSVAGLYALSFVVCVGLGLLSGVWVALRPGGPTAAHGAYQLSHFHVTLFGGTAMAFLGGLHHWWPKFTGRMVHEGWARLAWGLQLLGLLLGFGGVLALGGADGGAAPGAMLPWSFRVLAVWGQLVLAAGLAMTFVTFGRSLRRGAAAPTNPWGGQTLEWQTPSPPPPENFAPGARPEGPGAARRR is encoded by the coding sequence ATGCGCACCCGACCCGGCGCGGATCGCTTTCCGATCTTTCCGGTCGCACCGGCGAGCTATCTCGCGATGCCCGGCGGGGTCCGGGCCTGGCTTCTGACCCACGATCACAAGCGCCTGGGACTGCTCTATCTCGGGACCACGCTCGGCTTCCTCTCGCTCGGGACGCTGGCCGCGGTCGTGGCTGCGCTCGCGGGTCCGGTAGCATCGCTGCCGCTCGTGGGCCCCGAGCTCCGGCACAAGCTCCTCGACCTCCACGGCCTCGGAATGGTCTTTCTGTTCGTCGTGCCGGCCATCCCGGGGGCGCTCGGGAACCTGGTCTTGCCGCTCATGCTGGGGCTCCGTCGCGTGGCCTGGCCGCGGCTCGCGCTCGTCGGTTTCTGGCTCTACGTGGCGGGCGGCGCGACCTTGCTCGCGGCGGTCGCGCTCGGAGGCAGCGGGCCGAGCTGGGTCTTCTATCGCCCCTTCGCCGCCGAGCCGGAGCGTCGCGCGCTCGTGTACTCGGCGGCGGTGGCCCTCCTCGGGCTCTCCTCCGCACTGAACGGGGCGAACCTGGCGGCGACGATCCACGGGCGTCCGGGCCCGCATCGCGCGCTCTCGGGCGTGAGCTACCTGGGCTTTGCGCTCTACGTGACGGCGGCGGCGCAGCTTCTCGTGACCGTCGCGCTCCCCGTGGTGGCGCTCGTGGGCGGCCTCGAGGCCTGGCGTCTCGGACTCGTCGAGCACCTCGAGCTCGGGGGCGCAGCGATGGCCCACCAGCTCTTCTGGTTCTACTCGCACCCGGCGATCTACCTGGCCAACCTGCCGGCGCTCGGCGTGGTCGGCGAGCTACTGCTCGTGCACGGAGGGCGGGCTCCGCTCAGCCGGCGGGCAGTGATGGTCTGCGTGGGCCTTCTGGCCGCTCTCGGCGTGGGCGGCTTCGCGTACGAGGTGCTGGTCTTCCTCGGCGCCACGGGGCCCCGCGCCTCGAGCTTGAGCCCCCTGCTCCTCGCGGCGGCCGCGCTCCCGGCGCTGGTGCTCCTCCTCGGCTGGGCGCCGGCGCTGCTCCCGCTCCGGCGCGCCCCGTCCGTGGCCGGGCTCTACGCGCTCTCCTTCGTGGTGTGCGTGGGGCTCGGGCTCCTGTCGGGAGTGTGGGTCGCGCTCCGCCCCGGGGGCCCGACGGCGGCCCACGGCGCGTACCAGCTCAGCCACTTCCACGTCACCCTGTTCGGCGGGACGGCCATGGCCTTCCTCGGAGGGCTTCACCACTGGTGGCCCAAGTTCACCGGACGCATGGTGCACGAAGGCTGGGCGCGCCTCGCTTGGGGGCTCCAGCTTCTCGGCCTGCTCCTCGGGTTCGGCGGCGTGCTGGCGCTCGGCGGAGCGGATGGCGGTGCGGCGCCCGGGGCCATGCTTCCCTGGAGCTTTCGCGTGCTGGCCGTGTGGGGGCAGCTCGTGCTCGCGGCGGGGCTGGCGATGACCTTCGTGACCTTCGGGAGGTCGCTCCGGCGTGGAGCCGCGGCACCCACGAATCCTTGGGGGGGCCAGACGCTCGAATGGCAGACGCCTTCGCCGCCGCCGCCGGAGAACTTCGCTCCGGGGGCCCGGCCGGAGGGGCCCGGAGCCGCCCGGAGACGGTGA
- a CDS encoding universal stress protein, with amino-acid sequence MSYDVKRILVPVDFSLCSWSALQHAAALARKLAAEVDILHILETPHYIVPEVMVFPPGEAPQTLAEYTRTQVSKEMDRFLQDAPNVGDVPIRVLIERGDPLRKIIELAENNGYDLIVMGTHGRRGLTHLLLGSVAERVVQRSRCPVLTVHPPQTDGGTPEV; translated from the coding sequence ATGAGCTACGACGTCAAACGGATTCTGGTCCCCGTGGACTTCTCGCTGTGCTCGTGGTCTGCGCTTCAGCACGCGGCGGCCTTGGCCCGCAAGCTGGCGGCGGAGGTCGACATCTTGCACATCCTCGAGACGCCGCACTACATCGTCCCCGAGGTGATGGTCTTTCCCCCGGGCGAGGCGCCGCAGACCCTCGCCGAGTACACGCGGACCCAGGTCTCGAAGGAGATGGATCGCTTCCTTCAGGACGCGCCGAACGTCGGGGATGTGCCGATCCGCGTGCTCATCGAGCGCGGGGACCCGTTGCGGAAGATCATCGAGCTGGCCGAGAACAACGGCTACGACCTGATCGTGATGGGCACGCACGGGCGGCGGGGGCTCACGCACCTGCTCCTCGGCAGCGTGGCGGAGCGGGTGGTTCAGCGCTCGCGCTGCCCCGTGCTCACGGTGCATCCCCCGCAGACCGACGGGGGGACCCCAGAGGTGTAG
- a CDS encoding PAS domain-containing protein, with product MTRPPDRRCVTTDCLAAPYDERCSRAMLLLDGQHRVVAMDAAFGSWFSCAEEAVVGRGFDELVSPLDRSGLAAYYAGMTGARDAELDLLLTLRVTDGDQLVRVTIMPRGSDRLAFLELAQPGGLLHELAQAQEWWRTVVREAADGIGILDPEGRVLEHNPRFLELLAFRTEHGVPLTEDSVKGKSLLDIFASEAFAPLRSALEAAKPRNRRFVGTVPHARRWLHLELTPSFSAGRRHRGYSLLVRDRTAEEELARAREESAHAAGMAEIATGVLHNAGNVLNSVNVSATVVGDRLHKLRLDGLQKLTSLLTEQGEGLGRFLTEDPRGKLVPNFLRELTAQLVTERQELIGELSTLRRRVDHLKQVISAQQSYARGTRSVEVMPLAEAVDAAIAIAIGELTDSGLLVERDYATLPAFPIDRHRVLQVLINVLRNAKQALVAAAPAEKRLSVRIAPVNGSRAAITVTDNGPGIAPEHAAQLFQYGFTTKAEGHGFGLHASAAAAREMGGELTCTSPGLGLGASFTLELPTNATPE from the coding sequence ATGACGCGACCCCCTGACCGACGGTGCGTGACCACCGACTGCCTCGCCGCACCCTACGACGAGCGCTGCTCGCGCGCCATGCTCCTGCTCGACGGCCAGCACCGCGTCGTGGCGATGGACGCCGCCTTCGGTAGCTGGTTCTCCTGCGCCGAGGAGGCCGTGGTGGGCAGGGGCTTCGACGAGCTCGTGAGCCCCCTCGACCGCAGCGGACTCGCGGCGTACTACGCCGGGATGACCGGCGCCCGCGACGCCGAGCTGGATCTGCTCCTGACCCTCCGCGTGACCGACGGCGACCAGCTCGTGCGCGTCACGATCATGCCGCGCGGAAGCGACCGGCTCGCCTTCCTCGAGCTCGCGCAGCCGGGCGGGCTGCTCCACGAGCTCGCGCAGGCCCAGGAATGGTGGCGCACCGTGGTCCGCGAGGCTGCCGACGGCATCGGCATCCTGGACCCCGAGGGGCGCGTGCTCGAGCACAACCCGCGCTTCCTCGAGCTCCTCGCCTTTCGCACGGAGCACGGCGTCCCCCTCACCGAGGACTCGGTCAAGGGGAAGTCGCTCCTCGACATCTTCGCCTCGGAGGCCTTCGCCCCGCTGCGGAGCGCGCTCGAGGCTGCGAAGCCGCGCAACCGGCGTTTCGTCGGCACCGTGCCCCACGCGCGGAGGTGGCTGCACCTCGAGCTGACGCCGAGCTTCAGCGCCGGGCGGCGGCACCGCGGCTACAGCCTGCTCGTGCGCGACCGCACCGCCGAGGAGGAGCTGGCCCGCGCGCGGGAGGAGAGCGCGCACGCGGCCGGCATGGCCGAGATCGCCACGGGGGTCCTGCACAACGCGGGAAACGTGCTGAACAGCGTGAACGTGTCCGCCACGGTGGTCGGCGACCGGCTCCACAAGCTGCGGCTGGATGGGCTGCAGAAGCTGACCTCGCTCCTCACCGAGCAGGGGGAGGGGCTCGGCCGCTTCCTCACCGAGGACCCGCGCGGCAAGCTCGTGCCGAACTTCTTGCGCGAGCTGACGGCGCAGCTCGTGACCGAGCGACAGGAGCTCATCGGCGAGCTCAGCACGCTCCGGCGCCGCGTCGACCATTTGAAGCAGGTGATCTCGGCGCAGCAGAGCTACGCGCGAGGGACGCGCTCCGTGGAGGTCATGCCGCTGGCCGAGGCGGTCGACGCCGCGATCGCCATCGCCATCGGCGAGCTCACCGACTCGGGGCTCCTCGTCGAACGCGACTACGCCACGCTCCCGGCCTTCCCCATCGACCGCCACCGGGTGCTGCAGGTGCTGATCAACGTGCTGCGAAACGCCAAGCAGGCGCTGGTCGCCGCCGCGCCCGCGGAGAAGCGGCTCAGCGTCCGCATCGCTCCCGTGAATGGCTCCCGCGCGGCCATCACGGTCACCGACAACGGGCCGGGCATCGCCCCCGAGCACGCGGCGCAGCTCTTCCAGTACGGCTTCACGACCAAGGCCGAGGGGCACGGCTTCGGCCTGCACGCCAGCGCCGCCGCCGCCCGGGAGATGGGCGGCGAGCTCACCTGCACGAGCCCGGGGCTCGGACTCGGCGCGAGCTTCACGCTCGAGCTCCCGACGAACGCGACGCCGGAGTAA